In Mercurialis annua linkage group LG6, ddMerAnnu1.2, whole genome shotgun sequence, the following are encoded in one genomic region:
- the LOC126687851 gene encoding uncharacterized protein LOC126687851 → MEVLENVHDDATGSKEKDAALDLLNRMENFEFLSFIQNIFLTFDLMMLSDQLEIYIHDVRQSANFVIIVGIRELTKKLVELEKYTVYPLIYQLIELALILPVSTASVEKAFSAMNIIKTDLRNKMGDEFLSDNLVCVFEKQIFVKIDDKLILQRFQAIKTRRIQLPLRDRN, encoded by the exons ATGGAAGTGCTTgagaatgttcatgatgatGCGACCGGTTCAAAGGAAAAAGATGCAGCTTTAGATTTGCTTAACCGaatggaaaattttgaattt CTGAGCTTTATCCAGAATATTTTTCTTACATTTGATTTGATGATGTTGAGTGATCAATTGGAGATATATATACATGATGTGAGGCAAAGTGCCAATTTTGTTATAATTGTGGGAATCAGGGAACTTACAAAAAAGCTGGTCGAATTAGAGAAGTACACTGTCTATCcccttatttatcaattgaTTGAATTAGCATTGATTTTGCCAGTTTCAACTGCTTCAGTTGAAAAGGCATTTTCAGCTATGAATATTATCAAGACCGATTTGCGTAACAAAATGGGTGATGAATTTCTAAGCGACAACTTAGTATGTGTTTTTGAGAAACAAATTTTTGTGAAGATTGATGACAAGCTCATTTTACAACGCTTTCAAGCTATAAAGACGCGAAGAATACAACTACCTCTCCGCGATCGAAACTAA